The genomic interval TTTATAAACAAGTCCAGTAACAGAATCTACAGTAACTATATCTCCATCTTTTAATATCTTGGTAGCATCTGTAGCACCAACTATAGTTGCCTTTCCTAAATTCAACCCTACTATTGCTGTATGGGATGTGAGTCCACCTTGTTCTACGATTATAGCTGAAGCCTTTTTCATAAATTCTACCATGTCCTTATCGGTAAACTCGCTTACCAAAATATTCCCTTCTTTAAATTTAGCTGTTAATTCTTCCATAGTTCTGCAAATGCATACCTTCCCAGTAATTGATTGCTTACCAATTCCCGTCCCTTTAATCAGCACTTTCCCCACTGTTTGGACTTTTATTAAATTAGTGGTTCCAGAAACACCTACAGGTATGCCTGCAGTTATTACTATTAAATCTCCTTCTTCAATATAGCCTTTTTCAATTGCACTATGAATTGACCGGTCTATTACCTCATCTGTAATATCGCTTTTTATGGATAAAACAGGGTACACTCCCCATACTAAGGACAATTTTCTCATTACCCTTTCCGTTGTAGTTGCTGCGATTATTGGAGCCTTTGGTCTGAATTTAGAAATGGCTTTGGATGTATATCCGGAAGAAGTAGCAGTAATAATTGCGTTAGCATCCAAATCTTCAGCAGTGGTACAAGTAGCTTTGCTAATTGCATTAGTAGTTGAAACATCTTTATCCACTGGACGGTGCTTAAGAACTTCTAAATATTCATCAGATGTTTCAGTCCTAATAGCAATATCGTGCATAGTTTTTACAGCTTCTACAGGGTATTTTCCTGCTGCAGTCTCACCTGACAACATAATGGCATCGCTGCCATCTAAAATTGCATTTGCCACATCTGTTACTTCTGCTCTAGTTGGTCTAGGATTCCTCATCATGGAATCCAACATTTGAGTTGCTGTAATAACAGGCTTCCCGGCTATATTACATTTTCTAATAATCTGCTTTTGTATAAGAGGAATTGCTTCCGTTTCTATTTCAACACCCAAATCTCCTCTTGCTACCATTATTCCATCAGAAGCCTCTATGATTTCATCTATATTTTCTACTCCTTCCCGGTTTTCTATTTTAGATATAATATCGATATGTTCTCCTCCATATTCCTCTAAAATTTTTCTTATCTCCAAAACATCATCAACTTTACGTATAAAAGATGCAGCAATAAAATCTACATCATTTTCAATTCCAAACTTAATATCCTCAATATCCTTTTCTGTTACAGCTGGTAGATTAATAGACGTATTGGGTAAATTGATGCCCTTATGGTCTTTTATTGTCCCACCATTCAAAACAAAACATTTTATATCTGTTCCATCGACTATCTCAACAACTTCCAACTCAATTAAACCATCATCTATTAATATTTTATTGCCTATTTCTAAATCCTGAGCCAAGCCCTTATAGGAAACACTGGCAATAGATTGATTACCCACTATATCCCTAGTAGTTAAAGTAAAAGTATCTCCAGCTTTAAGTTCTACCATTTCTTCACTTAGGCTACCCAATCTAATTTCTGGTCCTTTTGTATCTAGCATTATCCCAATGGGTAAATTCATTTCTTCTCTCAATTTCTTTATCGTATCTATTCTCTTCTTATGTTCTTCATGGCTACCATGAGAAAAATTAAGTCGTGCCACATTCATCCCATGTAAAAATAACTGTCTTAGAAT from Tepidimicrobium xylanilyticum carries:
- the pyk gene encoding pyruvate kinase; translation: MKKTKIVCTIGPASEKEDILRQLFLHGMNVARLNFSHGSHEEHKKRIDTIKKLREEMNLPIGIMLDTKGPEIRLGSLSEEMVELKAGDTFTLTTRDIVGNQSIASVSYKGLAQDLEIGNKILIDDGLIELEVVEIVDGTDIKCFVLNGGTIKDHKGINLPNTSINLPAVTEKDIEDIKFGIENDVDFIAASFIRKVDDVLEIRKILEEYGGEHIDIISKIENREGVENIDEIIEASDGIMVARGDLGVEIETEAIPLIQKQIIRKCNIAGKPVITATQMLDSMMRNPRPTRAEVTDVANAILDGSDAIMLSGETAAGKYPVEAVKTMHDIAIRTETSDEYLEVLKHRPVDKDVSTTNAISKATCTTAEDLDANAIITATSSGYTSKAISKFRPKAPIIAATTTERVMRKLSLVWGVYPVLSIKSDITDEVIDRSIHSAIEKGYIEEGDLIVITAGIPVGVSGTTNLIKVQTVGKVLIKGTGIGKQSITGKVCICRTMEELTAKFKEGNILVSEFTDKDMVEFMKKASAIIVEQGGLTSHTAIVGLNLGKATIVGATDATKILKDGDIVTVDSVTGLVYKGEAKVL